From the Anopheles cruzii unplaced genomic scaffold, idAnoCruzAS_RS32_06 scaffold01884_ctg1, whole genome shotgun sequence genome, one window contains:
- the LOC128276652 gene encoding uncharacterized protein KIAA1143 homolog — translation MPKRNVAFIKPEEPSFLKKMKEQIGYKEGPSVDDKREAIENYSDDSDDEEKEDERPQVVVIKEGDLTEAEADKAFKEESEKPADLSQKIVFKSKKAKLDKADDKPKAEQKKPRKAKDKQHSKLSFDAEDEED, via the exons ATGCCCAAACGCAACGTAGCGTTTATCAAGCCAGAGGAGCCGAGctttttgaagaaaatgaaggAACAGATTGGCTACAAAGAAGGTCCTTCGGTAGACGATAAG cgtgaagcaatagaaaactACTCTGATGACTCAGATGACGAAGAGAAGGAAGACGAAAGACCACAAGTGGTGGTGATCAAGGAAGGTGATCTTACAGAAGCAGAGGCCGACAAAGCCTTTAAAG AGGAAAGTGAGAAGCCGGCGGATTTGAGCCAAAAAATTGTGTTCAaatcgaagaaggcgaagcTGGATAAGGCGGACGACAAACCAAAAGCAGAGCAAAAGAAGCCTAGAAAAGCCAAGGATAAACAGCACAGCAAACTTTCCTTCGATGcggaagatgaagaagatTAA